Proteins from one Bradyrhizobium amphicarpaeae genomic window:
- a CDS encoding OmpA/MotB family protein, which produces MAKKKREEAHGGHGWFVTFADLMALLLAFFVMLVAFSTQDANKLKIVAGSMREAFGVQSEARYAGIIESDGLPTRARLKNVDHIQPEESSNTPTPDQEDHDKTSGARMKVDRNFALAAASLRQALQDMPELTEISKHIMFEETKQGLNLEIVDQDGRSMFADGSKVPYDRTRRLVEKLAIPLKATPLRVSIAGHTAAGFVPNRSDYGAFDLSADRANAVRQILEREGLPPSHIFAVSGKADTQPLFPDDPSLAANRRVTITLMREDPPLPPNLKP; this is translated from the coding sequence GCGCGAAGAAGCACACGGCGGCCATGGCTGGTTCGTGACGTTCGCCGACCTGATGGCCTTGCTGCTGGCGTTTTTCGTGATGCTGGTCGCGTTTTCAACCCAGGATGCCAACAAGCTGAAGATCGTTGCGGGCTCCATGCGTGAAGCCTTCGGCGTCCAGAGCGAAGCCCGCTACGCCGGCATCATCGAATCCGACGGCCTGCCGACCCGCGCGCGGCTGAAGAACGTCGACCACATCCAGCCGGAAGAGTCGTCGAACACGCCGACGCCGGACCAGGAGGATCACGACAAGACGTCGGGCGCGAGGATGAAGGTCGACCGAAATTTCGCGCTGGCCGCCGCCTCGTTGAGGCAGGCGCTACAGGACATGCCTGAACTGACCGAGATATCCAAGCACATCATGTTCGAGGAGACCAAGCAGGGCCTCAACCTGGAGATCGTCGACCAGGACGGCCGTTCGATGTTCGCCGACGGCTCCAAGGTGCCTTATGATCGCACCCGCCGGCTCGTCGAGAAGCTCGCGATCCCGCTCAAGGCCACGCCGCTCCGCGTCTCCATCGCCGGCCACACCGCGGCCGGCTTCGTGCCGAACCGCAGCGACTACGGCGCCTTCGATCTATCGGCCGACCGCGCCAATGCCGTGCGTCAGATCCTCGAACGCGAGGGCCTGCCGCCGTCGCACATCTTCGCCGTCTCCGGCAAGGCGGATACTCAGCCGCTGTTTCCCGACGATCCCTCGCTTGCGGCGAACCGGCGGGTGACCATCACCCTGATGCGCGAAGATCCGCCGCTGCCCCCGAATCTGAAGCCCTAG
- a CDS encoding potassium transporter Kup has protein sequence MTASITQAETQDGPVTSGFWSLTLGSIGVVFGDIGTSPLYAFHEAVRGAAHGAPVSRIMVLGVLSLILWALLIVVTAKYVLLLLRADNNGEGGTLSLMALGQRALGRRSWFLLALGVVGASMFIGDSMITPAISVLSAVEGLKLAAPALEHYVVPLTVFILVLLFAVQSKGTALVASAFGPVMVVWFTVIAVMGAVHIADDPSVLAAINPYYAVQFVLSHGTIGLVTLGAVFLAVTGGEALYADLGHFGRKPIQSAWMFFVLPALLINYFGQGALVLSDPSAIEHSFYRMVPESLVLPLVGLATAATVIASQAVITGAYSLVYQAVQLGLLPRFEVRYTSETHAGQIYLPRVNRLLLIGVMLLVLLFHTPSNLASAYGIAVSTTMVADGIMGFVVIWKLWNWRAATAAAVIVPFVIVDLSFFSANLLKLLEGAWVPLLFGVAMAGTIWTWRKGSGILIQKTRRIEVPLDDLIRSLEKRPPHVVKGTAVFLTSDPAFVPTALLHNLKHNKVLHEHNVVLTIETAQTPRVDLTERFRMEKISDKFSKVRLRFGFMEQPNVPKALAIARKQGWQFDIMSTSFFVSRRSLKASAQSGMPLWQDHLFIALSRSANDATDYFQIPTGRVVEVGTQVTI, from the coding sequence ATGACGGCGAGCATCACACAGGCCGAGACCCAGGACGGGCCGGTCACCTCGGGCTTTTGGTCCCTTACGCTCGGGAGCATCGGCGTCGTCTTCGGCGATATCGGCACCTCGCCGCTCTACGCATTCCATGAGGCCGTCAGGGGCGCCGCCCATGGTGCGCCGGTCTCACGTATCATGGTGCTCGGCGTGCTCTCGCTGATCCTGTGGGCGCTGCTGATCGTCGTCACCGCCAAATACGTCCTGCTGCTGCTGCGCGCCGACAACAACGGGGAGGGCGGCACGCTCTCGCTGATGGCACTCGGGCAGCGCGCGCTCGGGCGGCGGAGCTGGTTTCTGCTCGCCCTCGGCGTGGTCGGCGCCTCCATGTTCATCGGCGATTCCATGATCACGCCGGCGATCTCCGTGCTCTCGGCGGTCGAGGGCCTGAAGCTCGCGGCGCCCGCGCTCGAGCACTATGTCGTGCCGCTCACCGTCTTCATCCTGGTGCTGTTGTTCGCGGTGCAGAGCAAGGGGACCGCGCTGGTGGCCTCGGCTTTCGGGCCGGTGATGGTGGTCTGGTTCACCGTGATCGCCGTGATGGGAGCCGTCCACATCGCCGACGACCCGTCCGTGCTGGCGGCGATCAACCCCTATTACGCCGTGCAGTTCGTGCTGTCGCACGGCACGATCGGCCTCGTGACGCTCGGCGCCGTGTTCCTGGCGGTCACCGGCGGCGAGGCGCTCTATGCCGATCTCGGACATTTCGGCCGCAAGCCGATCCAGTCGGCCTGGATGTTCTTCGTGCTGCCCGCGCTCTTGATCAATTATTTCGGGCAGGGCGCGCTGGTGCTGTCCGATCCCAGTGCAATCGAACACTCGTTCTATCGCATGGTGCCCGAGAGCCTGGTGCTGCCGCTGGTCGGGCTTGCGACCGCCGCGACCGTGATCGCGAGCCAGGCAGTGATCACCGGTGCCTATTCGCTGGTCTATCAGGCGGTGCAGCTCGGCCTCCTGCCGCGCTTCGAGGTCCGTTACACCTCCGAGACTCACGCCGGCCAGATTTACCTGCCGCGAGTGAACCGGCTGCTGCTGATCGGCGTGATGCTGCTGGTGCTGCTGTTCCACACCCCCAGCAACCTGGCCTCGGCCTACGGCATCGCGGTCTCCACAACCATGGTCGCCGACGGCATCATGGGCTTCGTCGTGATCTGGAAATTGTGGAACTGGCGCGCCGCCACGGCTGCGGCCGTGATCGTGCCCTTCGTCATTGTCGATCTGAGCTTCTTCAGCGCCAATCTCCTGAAGCTGCTCGAGGGCGCCTGGGTGCCACTGTTGTTCGGCGTGGCCATGGCGGGAACGATCTGGACCTGGCGGAAGGGCTCCGGGATCCTGATCCAGAAGACGCGCCGGATCGAGGTGCCGCTGGACGACCTGATCCGCAGCCTGGAGAAGCGGCCGCCGCACGTCGTCAAGGGTACCGCGGTGTTCCTGACCAGCGATCCCGCCTTCGTGCCGACCGCGCTCTTGCACAATCTCAAGCACAACAAGGTGCTGCACGAGCACAACGTGGTCCTGACCATCGAGACTGCGCAAACGCCGCGGGTCGACCTGACGGAGCGGTTCCGCATGGAGAAGATCAGCGACAAGTTCTCCAAGGTCCGCCTGCGCTTCGGCTTCATGGAGCAGCCGAACGTGCCCAAGGCGCTCGCCATCGCGCGCAAGCAGGGCTGGCAGTTCGACATCATGTCCACATCGTTCTTCGTGTCACGGAGGTCGTTGAAGGCGTCGGCGCAGTCGGGCATGCCGCTATGGCAGGACCATTTGTTCATCGCGCTCAGCCGGTCGGCCAACGATGCCACCGACTATTTCCAGATTCCCACCGGGCGCGTGGTTGAAGTCGGAACCCAGGTGACTATCTGA